In one window of Coleofasciculus chthonoplastes PCC 7420 DNA:
- the nblR gene encoding response regulator transcription factor NblR, translating into MQSAPLDGNPCVLLVETDESLAQRMSLDLIEAGYHTVIATDAPSGWHQACELQPAMMVVDQSLSGSGESGLSLCTRLRKAGSRVPLLLLIARDTIEDRVACLEAGADDFFLKPYRADAFLQMVRLYLEPDTNTSEQLRFGDLALDLTTRRAMRGGRVIDLTMKEFELLKYLMTHPREVLTREQILENVWGYDFLGESNVIEVYIRYLRLKIEDEGDKRLIQTVRGVGYVLRES; encoded by the coding sequence ATGCAATCTGCTCCCCTTGACGGTAATCCCTGTGTTTTGCTCGTAGAAACCGATGAAAGTCTAGCTCAACGCATGAGCCTAGATCTAATAGAAGCTGGCTATCATACGGTTATCGCGACAGATGCGCCTAGCGGCTGGCATCAAGCTTGTGAACTCCAACCCGCGATGATGGTTGTGGATCAATCGCTTTCTGGTTCTGGCGAATCCGGTCTCAGTTTATGTACTCGCCTGAGAAAAGCGGGTTCTCGTGTCCCCCTACTCTTACTCATCGCTCGCGACACGATTGAGGATCGAGTCGCCTGTTTAGAAGCGGGTGCTGATGATTTTTTCCTTAAACCCTACCGCGCTGATGCCTTTTTGCAGATGGTACGTCTGTATCTAGAACCGGATACCAATACGAGTGAACAACTCCGATTTGGGGATTTGGCGTTAGATTTGACGACGCGCCGCGCTATGCGGGGAGGACGAGTGATTGACTTGACGATGAAAGAGTTTGAATTGCTTAAGTATTTGATGACCCATCCCCGTGAAGTTTTAACTCGCGAACAAATTCTGGAAAATGTTTGGGGATACGATTTTCTGGGTGAGTCGAATGTGATTGAGGTGTATATCCGGTATCTACGCCTGAAAATTGAAGATGAGGGTGACAAGCGTCTTATTCAAACTGTCCGGGGTGTCGGGTATGTTTTACGAGAATCTTAG
- a CDS encoding ATP-grasp domain-containing protein: protein MTNSLILAVLQNLGTLTLLAIAFPFNLTVVVVALVWDSLTRPFQNPKVANPNPKTIMLTGGKMTKSLQLARSFYADGHRVILVESHKYWLVGHRFSRAVDRFYTVPAPNKDPDGYMEGLLAIAKQENVDVYVPVCSPVASYYDSLAKPVLSGCCEVFHFDPDVTQLLDDKFAFAQKAREFGLSVPKSFKITDPQQVIDFDFRGEKRKYILKSIPYDSVRRLNLTKLPCKTPSETAAFVKSLPISEDKPWIMQEFIPGKEYCTHSTVRNGELRLHCCCESSAFQVNYENVDQPDILQWVSRFVQGLNLTGQASFDFIKTEDGIVYAIECNPRTHSAITMFYNHPGVAEAYLSDTPLPEPLQPLPESKPTYWLYHEVWRLNEIRSFGDIRRWFKTVFGGKDAIFQVNDPLPFLMVHHWQIPLLLLDNLRRMQGWIRIDFNIGKLVELGGD, encoded by the coding sequence ATGACTAACTCACTTATTCTCGCCGTACTGCAAAACCTGGGGACATTAACCTTACTCGCGATCGCGTTTCCATTTAATTTAACCGTTGTCGTCGTGGCGCTGGTGTGGGATAGTCTCACCCGCCCTTTCCAGAACCCCAAAGTGGCTAACCCCAATCCGAAAACGATTATGCTGACTGGGGGGAAAATGACCAAATCCTTGCAACTGGCGCGGTCATTTTACGCTGATGGACATCGAGTTATTTTAGTAGAATCCCATAAATATTGGCTAGTGGGACATCGATTTTCTCGGGCGGTGGATCGATTTTATACAGTTCCGGCGCCCAATAAAGATCCCGATGGTTACATGGAAGGGCTACTCGCGATCGCAAAACAGGAAAATGTGGATGTTTATGTTCCAGTCTGTAGTCCCGTCGCTAGTTATTATGACTCTTTAGCCAAACCTGTATTATCGGGATGTTGTGAGGTTTTCCACTTTGATCCAGATGTCACTCAACTGCTGGATGATAAGTTTGCTTTTGCCCAAAAAGCACGGGAATTTGGCTTATCTGTACCCAAATCCTTTAAAATTACTGATCCGCAACAGGTGATTGATTTTGACTTTCGAGGAGAGAAACGGAAGTATATCCTGAAGAGTATTCCTTACGACTCAGTGCGGCGTTTAAACTTAACTAAACTTCCCTGTAAAACTCCATCAGAAACTGCTGCATTTGTCAAGAGTTTACCCATCAGTGAGGATAAACCCTGGATTATGCAGGAGTTTATTCCGGGTAAGGAATACTGTACTCATAGTACGGTGCGGAATGGGGAATTACGACTACACTGCTGCTGTGAATCTTCAGCGTTTCAAGTGAATTATGAAAACGTGGATCAGCCGGATATTTTGCAGTGGGTGAGTCGGTTTGTCCAGGGATTGAATTTGACGGGACAAGCCTCCTTTGATTTTATCAAGACAGAGGATGGGATAGTTTACGCGATCGAGTGTAATCCCCGCACGCATTCGGCAATTACCATGTTTTATAACCATCCCGGAGTAGCAGAGGCGTATTTGAGTGACACGCCGTTACCTGAACCCTTGCAGCCATTGCCGGAAAGTAAGCCAACCTATTGGTTATATCACGAAGTTTGGCGGTTGAATGAGATTCGTTCATTTGGGGATATCCGGCGCTGGTTTAAGACAGTGTTTGGCGGGAAAGATGCAATTTTTCAGGTGAATGATCCGCTACCGTTTTTGATGGTACACCACTGGCAAATTCCTTTATTGTTGCTGGATAATCTGCGCCGAATGCAGGGCTGGATCAGGATTGATTTTAATATTGGTAAGTTGGTGGAATTGGGGGGAGATTGA
- a CDS encoding sodium/proline symporter — protein sequence MIAATFIVFLLVFTGVGIYSTTQKQNTTTDYLLASRNVNPWLTALSAMATGQSGLLFIGQVGFAYTIGLSAIWLTLGWMIGDYIAWWFVFKRFRQVSEEISADTVSSFLGQETKGIRWITAISALITIAFLGSYAAAQLVAGGKALHAVFNWNYSLGVIVGAIVVMIYCFSGGIRASIWTDAVQATIMIGSLVLLVVVAIANCGGLAGFWTQLDAIDPELVSLSPKDLEWGFVPFLIGWIAAGFGVVGQPHILIRAMAINSANKIGLARDIKVICAFFTSSSAMAVGMAARVLLPDLLINGDPELALPYLALELLPPILVGMMLAGLFAATISTADSQILSCSAALTQDLFPGLAHSYNYAKLGTLTVTVITLSIALAGDDNVFALITFSWSVLASSLGPLLILRVWQKSVTTPVAIAMMFGGIAAALFWKVGLDLSGIVYEVLPGMAAGGLIYLGSQFFIAQEST from the coding sequence ATGATTGCAGCTACCTTTATCGTATTTCTTTTGGTGTTTACTGGCGTCGGCATTTATTCGACAACCCAAAAGCAAAATACGACAACTGATTACCTCCTTGCCAGCCGCAATGTTAATCCCTGGCTAACTGCCCTTTCAGCGATGGCGACGGGTCAAAGTGGTTTACTATTTATCGGTCAAGTTGGCTTTGCTTACACGATTGGATTATCGGCGATTTGGCTAACCCTTGGCTGGATGATCGGAGATTATATTGCCTGGTGGTTTGTATTTAAACGATTCAGACAGGTTTCTGAAGAAATTTCTGCCGATACGGTGTCCTCTTTCCTGGGTCAAGAAACCAAAGGAATTCGCTGGATTACGGCAATTTCAGCATTAATTACGATCGCGTTTTTGGGATCTTATGCGGCGGCGCAATTAGTTGCAGGAGGGAAGGCACTTCATGCGGTGTTTAATTGGAATTATTCCCTCGGTGTGATTGTTGGCGCGATTGTGGTGATGATTTACTGTTTTTCGGGGGGAATTCGGGCTTCAATTTGGACGGATGCGGTGCAAGCCACGATTATGATTGGTTCTCTGGTACTGTTGGTGGTGGTAGCGATCGCAAATTGTGGCGGATTGGCTGGATTCTGGACACAGCTTGACGCTATTGATCCAGAATTGGTCAGTTTAAGTCCAAAGGATCTGGAGTGGGGATTTGTACCTTTTTTAATTGGCTGGATTGCCGCCGGATTTGGTGTCGTGGGTCAACCTCATATTTTAATTCGGGCAATGGCAATTAATTCGGCGAATAAGATTGGTTTAGCACGGGATATTAAAGTGATTTGCGCTTTCTTTACCTCGTCTTCAGCGATGGCTGTGGGGATGGCTGCGCGGGTGCTTTTGCCAGATTTGTTAATCAATGGTGATCCAGAATTAGCACTACCTTATTTAGCCCTGGAATTATTGCCCCCTATTTTAGTGGGAATGATGCTAGCGGGACTCTTTGCCGCTACAATATCGACAGCGGATTCCCAAATTTTATCCTGTTCAGCCGCGTTAACTCAAGACCTGTTTCCAGGATTGGCGCACTCATATAATTATGCCAAGTTAGGAACCTTAACGGTGACGGTAATTACCTTGAGTATTGCCTTAGCCGGAGATGATAATGTCTTTGCCTTGATTACATTTTCCTGGTCAGTTCTCGCCTCTAGTTTGGGACCACTATTAATCTTACGGGTTTGGCAAAAATCGGTAACCACGCCAGTCGCGATCGCGATGATGTTCGGGGGAATTGCGGCGGCGTTGTTCTGGAAGGTGGGACTGGATTTATCGGGTATAGTTTATGAAGTGCTTCCGGGTATGGCGGCGGGGGGTCTGATTTATTTAGGATCTCAGTTTTTTATTGCCCAAGAAAGCACTTAA
- a CDS encoding DUF2949 domain-containing protein, whose translation MAPATYSEFLRFLQEELAISTDSIAIAQRRREQDPGPLPMILWQYGLVTLQQLDQIYDWLETV comes from the coding sequence ATGGCACCTGCAACCTATTCTGAATTTTTACGATTTTTGCAAGAGGAATTGGCAATTTCTACTGATTCCATTGCGATCGCTCAACGACGTCGGGAACAAGACCCAGGACCATTACCAATGATTCTGTGGCAGTACGGTTTAGTAACATTGCAGCAATTAGACCAAATCTATGACTGGCTGGAAACAGTCTGA
- a CDS encoding TdeIII family type II restriction endonuclease codes for MVAISNINRSKIKRYLEKFIDELVNEYKGREIVKPDSASEYLSRRSSQGELKPFQASLIPPKLIRINQFERGLSTRLGNSIEECARIIAQDYYPTVHRGYDITAQVSITAFAEAERQKEQYESAAKGGQAKPSFEEMITAMLNARRSDDLEEKQVRADLYIQTDDGRELIFEIKSPKPNKGQCLEILQRLLRFHLLRGDNSAQVQAYYAMPYNPYGSTKADYKWSQALNYLPFEETVVIGQNFWSILGGETTYEELLEIYLEVGHDKSKSMLDSLAFGF; via the coding sequence ATGGTGGCTATTAGCAACATAAATCGGTCAAAAATTAAAAGATATTTAGAAAAATTCATCGATGAATTAGTCAATGAATATAAAGGTCGAGAAATTGTCAAACCTGATAGCGCATCAGAGTATTTATCGCGCCGATCTTCTCAGGGAGAATTGAAACCCTTTCAAGCTTCACTTATTCCACCAAAATTAATTCGCATCAACCAGTTTGAACGCGGATTAAGTACCCGCTTGGGAAACTCTATAGAAGAATGCGCTCGTATCATAGCTCAAGATTATTATCCAACGGTACATCGAGGTTATGATATTACTGCCCAAGTTAGTATCACTGCCTTTGCTGAAGCAGAACGCCAGAAGGAACAGTATGAATCGGCTGCAAAGGGGGGACAAGCCAAGCCATCTTTTGAGGAGATGATAACAGCAATGTTAAACGCTCGACGTTCCGATGATTTAGAAGAAAAGCAGGTTCGGGCTGACCTTTATATTCAAACAGATGACGGCAGAGAATTAATATTTGAGATTAAATCCCCTAAACCTAACAAGGGGCAATGTTTAGAAATATTACAGCGTTTGTTGAGATTTCACTTGTTGCGTGGTGATAACTCGGCTCAGGTTCAAGCTTACTATGCGATGCCTTATAATCCTTATGGTTCGACAAAAGCTGATTATAAATGGTCACAGGCTTTAAATTATCTACCGTTTGAGGAAACTGTAGTCATTGGGCAAAATTTTTGGTCAATCCTTGGCGGTGAAACCACATACGAAGAATTATTAGAGATTTATCTGGAAGTTGGACATGATAAAAGTAAGTCCATGCTAGATTCTTTGGCTTTTGGATTTTGA
- a CDS encoding D-alanine--D-alanine ligase family protein: MSVLNILHLVGSAENEFYGDLSRLYAKDCITATANPSRYNFFIAYITPDRLWRFPSSLTPEDIDAAKPISLAEAIQWITTQNIDLVLPQMFCIPGMTHYRGLFDLLNIPYVGNKAELMALTAHKAKAKAIVAAAGVKVPYGELLHQGDTPNLMPPVVIKPANSDNSLGVTLVRNMADYDEALTQAFHYADEVLVEDYIELGREVRCGTFVKNGTLIGLPLEEYSVNTQNHPIRNYSDKLKKTETGELTCAAKNNEKAWIVDTTDPITTKVQDVAKQCHKALGCRHYSLFDFRIDPQGQPWFLEAGLYCSFSPKSVVACMAKAAGISVDELLKTAIAEALI, encoded by the coding sequence ATGTCAGTGCTGAATATTCTTCATTTAGTGGGTTCTGCTGAAAATGAGTTTTATGGCGACTTATCCCGTCTTTATGCTAAAGACTGTATCACAGCAACCGCTAATCCCTCACGCTATAATTTTTTTATTGCCTATATTACCCCTGATAGATTGTGGCGTTTTCCTTCATCTTTGACGCCAGAAGACATTGACGCAGCAAAACCCATATCTCTTGCTGAAGCCATACAGTGGATCACTACACAAAACATAGATTTAGTCTTACCGCAAATGTTTTGTATTCCTGGAATGACTCACTATCGAGGTTTATTTGACCTCTTAAATATTCCTTATGTGGGCAATAAAGCGGAGTTGATGGCATTAACCGCCCATAAAGCTAAAGCCAAAGCTATTGTTGCTGCTGCAGGGGTAAAAGTCCCTTATGGGGAACTATTACACCAAGGAGACACCCCCAATTTAATGCCACCTGTTGTAATTAAACCGGCTAACTCGGATAACTCTTTAGGGGTTACGCTAGTGAGAAATATGGCTGACTATGATGAAGCCTTAACCCAAGCGTTTCACTATGCTGATGAGGTATTAGTGGAAGACTATATTGAACTCGGAAGAGAAGTAAGATGTGGGACTTTTGTTAAAAATGGAACATTAATTGGACTCCCTTTAGAAGAATATTCAGTCAATACTCAAAATCATCCAATTCGTAATTATAGCGACAAACTAAAAAAAACAGAGACAGGTGAATTAACTTGTGCAGCTAAGAATAATGAAAAGGCTTGGATAGTTGACACAACCGATCCGATAACCACCAAGGTTCAAGACGTTGCTAAACAATGTCACAAAGCGCTAGGTTGTCGTCATTATAGCTTGTTTGATTTTCGCATTGATCCCCAAGGACAACCCTGGTTTTTAGAGGCAGGTTTATACTGTTCTTTTTCTCCTAAAAGTGTTGTTGCATGTATGGCAAAAGCAGCAGGGATATCCGTAGATGAGTTATTGAAGACGGCAATCGCTGAAGCCTTAATCTAA
- a CDS encoding DUF3368 domain-containing protein, producing MPEPLIIVNTSPLLYLHQVNCLELLQQLYSTITVPPAVPQELEVGKRQGVDVPIVNAIEWIQIRPVASAALIPAIVDLGQGEAEVIALGLENPDSLLVFDDQLARRIANLNELKYTGTLGVLVKAKQLGYLPLIAPIIIRLRTQGMWLTDKIIDDVRQISRRVMAASIPWQKLNKGNVNG from the coding sequence ATGCCTGAACCCCTAATTATTGTCAACACATCACCCCTACTCTATCTTCACCAAGTTAATTGCTTAGAACTCCTGCAACAACTATACAGTACAATTACCGTACCCCCTGCTGTACCCCAAGAACTAGAAGTCGGTAAACGGCAAGGGGTTGATGTACCAATAGTCAACGCTATCGAATGGATTCAAATTCGTCCAGTTGCGTCCGCTGCCCTTATTCCTGCTATCGTTGATTTAGGACAGGGTGAAGCTGAGGTGATAGCCTTAGGCTTAGAAAACCCAGACAGTTTACTGGTTTTTGATGACCAATTGGCGCGACGTATCGCTAATTTGAATGAATTAAAATACACAGGCACTCTCGGTGTATTGGTCAAAGCTAAACAGTTAGGATATTTACCATTAATTGCCCCCATTATCATCAGGCTTCGGACTCAGGGAATGTGGTTAACTGACAAGATTATTGACGATGTTCGCCAGATTAGCAGGAGAGTGATGGCTGCTAGTATACCTTGGCAGAAGTTGAACAAGGGAAATGTGAACGGGTGA
- a CDS encoding NAD(P)-dependent oxidoreductase: protein MVSTESTSKTEFHPNYPTIGIIGCGNIGGKQAANFIDHGYSVYVYDLDQDSMAQLQSLGARITQSCAELATCSDIIFTALPTPDDVITAVLEGEQNLSQGLQSGSVYVDISTNSPETILRIHHAMEKLGIEMLDAPFNDCSEGIKSQQGMGLAILVGGSKGTFERVESILQLMADQVLYCGEISSGTRCKLIHNAVNAIAVQAVSEGITLGLASGIDLQTIWDVLRLGSFGQNPGDIHGLPHYWFSRRCDDLSQHPEFTVQLLHKDLRLALELASQHDISVPHLSLTIKDYEEAERRQWSDYATTKVRCLQEERAGVIAQDSPQL, encoded by the coding sequence ATGGTATCAACCGAAAGCACTTCAAAAACTGAATTCCACCCCAATTATCCTACAATTGGTATCATTGGTTGCGGCAATATTGGAGGAAAACAAGCCGCTAATTTTATAGATCACGGTTACTCGGTCTATGTCTACGATCTTGATCAAGATTCTATGGCACAATTGCAATCTTTAGGTGCAAGAATTACCCAAAGTTGTGCCGAACTTGCAACCTGTTCAGATATAATCTTTACCGCATTACCAACTCCTGATGATGTGATCACAGCGGTGCTAGAGGGTGAACAAAACTTGAGCCAAGGATTGCAATCCGGAAGTGTTTACGTGGATATTAGTACCAACTCTCCCGAAACAATTCTCAGAATTCATCACGCCATGGAAAAACTGGGAATTGAGATGTTAGATGCCCCCTTTAATGATTGCTCGGAAGGAATTAAAAGTCAACAAGGTATGGGTTTAGCGATTCTGGTTGGTGGCTCAAAGGGAACCTTCGAGCGAGTTGAATCCATCCTTCAACTAATGGCAGATCAGGTTCTTTATTGTGGAGAAATTAGCTCCGGAACTCGATGCAAACTTATCCACAATGCTGTTAATGCGATCGCGGTTCAAGCCGTGAGTGAAGGAATTACGTTGGGTTTAGCTTCAGGAATCGACCTACAAACGATTTGGGATGTGCTACGTTTGGGATCATTTGGTCAGAATCCTGGGGACATTCACGGCTTACCTCACTATTGGTTCTCACGACGCTGTGATGATTTATCTCAACACCCTGAATTTACTGTTCAATTACTCCATAAAGATTTGCGGTTAGCTCTGGAGTTGGCTAGTCAGCATGACATTAGTGTTCCTCATTTAAGCTTAACCATCAAAGATTATGAAGAAGCCGAGCGACGCCAATGGTCTGATTATGCTACGACTAAAGTCCGCTGTCTACAAGAAGAACGAGCTGGAGTAATTGCTCAAGATTCTCCTCAGCTATAG
- a CDS encoding DNA cytosine methyltransferase, translating to MKSLDHGEQIELFQSFKPTNLIFFKPKFTFVDLFAGIGGFRIPLEELGGKCLGYSEIDKEAVNVYKKNFISYINADELYLGDIIALHKLPFEVDILVGGVPCQPWSIAGKLQGLDDPRGKLWIDVFRVVQVNQPKGFILENVKGLTEPRNRPSLNYIIQSLTQCGYQVKFQVLNSYDFGLPQDRDRVFIVGIRNDIEKSKSFDFPKPLGKPIKLYDVINGIERCQFTKKKFPAEILFDGKIPAARGRFQKIDELNDFFIFADIRDGHTTIHSWDLIKTTTREKLICKTILKNRRKKIYGPKDGNPLSFAILSELVPELKIEELENLVSKKILRYIDDKGYEFVNSKISSGINGVSKIFLPHADVIATLTATGTRDFVATKSLACQEPEAYKKTFIKEICRKRKFKRLTAQDYARLQGFPEWFQLADNEATAKYQLGNAVSVPVVYHLAKALLNVIF from the coding sequence ATGAAATCTTTAGACCATGGCGAACAAATAGAATTATTTCAATCATTCAAACCGACTAATCTTATATTTTTTAAACCTAAATTTACTTTCGTAGACTTATTCGCCGGAATCGGTGGATTTAGAATTCCCCTAGAAGAGTTGGGGGGTAAATGTTTAGGTTACTCAGAAATAGACAAAGAAGCTGTTAACGTCTACAAGAAAAATTTTATTAGTTATATAAATGCAGATGAACTATATTTAGGAGACATAATAGCGCTGCATAAGTTGCCGTTTGAGGTCGATATTTTGGTTGGTGGTGTCCCTTGTCAACCTTGGTCTATTGCGGGTAAATTACAAGGGTTAGATGATCCGAGAGGTAAGCTATGGATTGATGTGTTTAGAGTTGTCCAGGTGAACCAACCCAAAGGATTTATCCTGGAGAATGTTAAAGGGTTAACAGAACCCAGAAATAGACCGAGCTTGAACTACATTATTCAGAGTTTAACCCAATGTGGTTATCAGGTTAAGTTTCAAGTGCTTAACTCTTACGATTTTGGTTTGCCTCAAGATAGAGATCGAGTATTTATCGTCGGCATTAGAAATGACATAGAAAAGAGTAAAAGCTTTGATTTTCCTAAGCCTTTAGGTAAGCCGATTAAGCTCTATGATGTCATTAATGGTATTGAGCGTTGTCAGTTTACTAAGAAAAAATTTCCTGCCGAGATTTTATTTGATGGAAAAATCCCAGCCGCCAGAGGTAGATTTCAAAAAATCGATGAATTAAATGATTTTTTTATTTTCGCTGACATCAGAGATGGACATACTACGATTCATTCTTGGGACTTGATTAAAACAACGACTAGAGAAAAATTAATCTGTAAAACGATTTTAAAAAATAGACGAAAGAAGATCTACGGTCCTAAGGATGGTAATCCCTTAAGCTTTGCGATATTAAGCGAGCTTGTTCCCGAACTGAAAATTGAGGAACTTGAAAATTTAGTCTCTAAAAAAATCCTTCGTTATATTGATGATAAAGGATATGAGTTTGTCAATTCAAAGATATCTTCAGGTATTAACGGTGTTTCTAAAATATTCTTACCTCATGCCGATGTAATCGCCACGTTAACGGCGACCGGAACAAGAGATTTTGTTGCAACAAAGTCTCTGGCGTGTCAAGAGCCGGAAGCCTATAAAAAGACATTCATCAAAGAAATTTGTAGAAAGAGAAAATTTAAGCGACTTACCGCGCAAGACTACGCCAGATTGCAAGGGTTTCCAGAATGGTTTCAACTGGCGGATAATGAAGCGACGGCTAAGTATCAACTGGGAAATGCTGTTTCAGTTCCTGTTGTCTATCATTTGGCAAAAGCTTTACTCAATGTTATTTTTTAA
- a CDS encoding DUF192 domain-containing protein, giving the protein MTYHTRLFGITLSLILFGCSASGSNPVADGTPLKSGEQLPEPPSLSSSSSNSGQMLPISAQTQIGDQLILLEVARTPRQQQIGLMYRTALAPDRGMLFPLNPPRRASFWMKNVKIPLDMIFLRDGEVKAIAENVPPCISTPCPTYGPGVLVDQVIELPGGRAAQLGLQVGDRLKIILLEEEINPSSES; this is encoded by the coding sequence ATGACCTATCATACTCGCCTATTCGGAATCACGCTTAGTCTGATACTGTTTGGATGTTCGGCATCCGGTTCCAACCCTGTCGCCGATGGCACCCCCTTAAAATCTGGCGAACAACTTCCAGAACCGCCATCCCTCTCCTCGTCATCCTCTAATTCCGGTCAGATGTTACCTATTAGCGCTCAAACCCAGATCGGTGATCAGCTGATTTTACTCGAAGTGGCTAGGACACCTCGACAACAGCAGATCGGATTGATGTATCGCACGGCTTTAGCGCCAGATCGGGGGATGTTGTTTCCCTTGAACCCACCGCGACGCGCTAGCTTTTGGATGAAGAATGTGAAAATCCCCCTAGATATGATCTTTTTGCGAGATGGCGAGGTCAAAGCGATCGCGGAAAATGTTCCCCCCTGTATCTCCACTCCCTGTCCTACCTATGGACCAGGGGTTCTGGTTGACCAAGTGATTGAACTCCCTGGAGGACGAGCCGCTCAACTGGGACTACAAGTAGGCGATCGCCTAAAAATCATCCTCCTAGAGGAAGAGATTAATCCCTCGTCAGAATCTTAA
- a CDS encoding UPF0175 family protein, translating into MSTIQLDIPEEILISLKETPESIARELQLLAAVKLFELGKLSSGRAAQLAGISRVEFLMLLGRYQVSPFSLTPEELEQDVHNA; encoded by the coding sequence ATGAGTACAATTCAACTCGATATTCCTGAAGAAATATTAATCAGTCTCAAAGAAACACCCGAAAGCATTGCAAGAGAACTCCAGCTATTAGCCGCCGTAAAACTCTTTGAACTGGGAAAACTCTCATCCGGACGCGCCGCTCAATTAGCCGGAATCTCACGAGTAGAATTTCTGATGTTACTAGGGCGTTATCAGGTATCTCCCTTCTCTTTAACCCCAGAAGAATTAGAACAGGATGTCCACAATGCCTGA
- a CDS encoding pyridoxal-phosphate-dependent aminotransferase family protein yields the protein MDNKLMLMIPGPTPVPEQVLLALAQHPIGHRSGEFSAVMAEVTQNLKWLHQTQNDVLVLTVSGTGAMEAGIINFLSPGDRVLVGSNGKFGDRWAKMSAAFGLEVEAITAEWGQPLDPEAFRQKLEADTDKTIKAVIVTHSETSTGVLNDLETINRYVKDHGQALIIVDAVTSVGAVNLPIDEWGIDVVASGSQKGYMIPPGLGFVCVSDKAWQAYETAKLPRFYLDLGSYRKAAQKNSNPFTPPVNLMLGLQTALRMMKAEGLDNIFARHQRLMQATRAAIEALSLPLFAPDNAASPAVTAVAPVSIEAEKIRSVMKKRFDIALAGGQDHFKGKIFRIGHLGFVCDRDILAAIGALEATLRELGYESMTPGAGVSAAARVLTQS from the coding sequence ATGGATAATAAGTTGATGCTGATGATTCCCGGACCAACACCGGTGCCTGAACAGGTTTTGCTGGCGTTAGCCCAGCATCCGATCGGACATCGCAGTGGGGAATTTAGTGCCGTTATGGCAGAGGTAACCCAAAACCTAAAATGGTTACACCAGACTCAAAATGATGTTTTGGTGTTAACGGTGAGTGGTACGGGTGCCATGGAAGCCGGGATTATTAATTTTTTGAGTCCCGGCGATCGGGTTTTAGTCGGAAGTAATGGCAAATTTGGCGATCGCTGGGCGAAGATGAGCGCGGCGTTTGGTTTAGAGGTGGAGGCGATTACAGCCGAGTGGGGTCAACCCCTTGATCCGGAAGCGTTTCGCCAAAAGCTGGAGGCGGATACGGATAAGACAATCAAAGCCGTTATCGTTACCCATTCAGAAACCTCCACCGGGGTACTCAATGACCTGGAAACGATTAACCGTTACGTCAAAGACCACGGTCAAGCTCTGATTATTGTAGATGCGGTAACCAGTGTGGGCGCGGTCAATTTACCCATTGATGAGTGGGGGATTGATGTGGTGGCGTCTGGTTCTCAGAAAGGCTATATGATTCCCCCAGGGTTAGGGTTTGTTTGTGTCTCGGATAAGGCTTGGCAAGCCTACGAAACCGCTAAACTGCCGCGCTTTTATTTAGATTTGGGAAGCTATCGCAAAGCAGCACAAAAGAATAGTAATCCGTTTACGCCTCCAGTCAATTTAATGTTGGGACTGCAAACGGCGTTGCGAATGATGAAAGCTGAGGGGTTAGATAATATTTTTGCTCGTCATCAACGATTGATGCAGGCAACGCGGGCGGCGATTGAGGCGCTTTCCCTTCCCCTATTTGCTCCGGATAACGCCGCTAGTCCAGCGGTAACGGCGGTAGCCCCTGTGTCGATTGAAGCCGAAAAAATTCGTAGCGTGATGAAAAAACGTTTTGATATTGCTCTAGCTGGGGGACAAGATCACTTCAAAGGCAAAATATTCCGTATTGGTCACTTAGGCTTTGTCTGCGATCGCGATATTTTGGCAGCAATTGGAGCGCTAGAAGCCACATTGCGAGAGTTAGGATATGAGTCTATGACACCGGGCGCTGGCGTGTCAGCGGCGGCTCGCGTCTTGACTCAATCGTAG